Proteins from a single region of Hymenobacter aquaticus:
- a CDS encoding SDR family oxidoreductase: protein MAAPAELPRLDGKTVLITGPSGGIGQITARELARRGAHLVLVCRNPERAEQTKTLIQQASPASQPDILLCDLSVLAEVRTLAAEVTRRYSKLDVLINNAGIMPGPLTITDEGHELSWVTNHLAPFLLTNLLLPLLEAAGQARIINVASEAHWLGEIEPAQNFRNDREKYSSFTAYCDSKLANILFTNELAHRLELTGITANCLHPGIVDTGLVNPGSSRLLKLMWLLARPVMVTPEVGAQTSIFLATDPKVAALSGRYFKNSKPARSSGTARNRAEASRLWRISAEETGLE from the coding sequence ATGGCCGCGCCTGCTGAACTACCCCGACTCGATGGAAAAACTGTACTCATTACCGGACCTTCGGGTGGGATTGGGCAGATAACGGCGCGGGAGCTGGCCCGGCGCGGGGCGCACCTGGTGCTGGTGTGCCGAAACCCGGAGCGGGCCGAGCAAACCAAAACCCTGATTCAGCAGGCCAGCCCAGCAAGCCAGCCCGACATTCTGCTCTGCGACCTGTCGGTGCTGGCCGAGGTGCGGACGTTGGCGGCCGAAGTCACGCGCCGCTACTCTAAGCTGGACGTGCTCATCAACAACGCCGGCATTATGCCCGGGCCCCTGACGATTACGGACGAAGGCCACGAGCTGAGTTGGGTGACCAACCACCTGGCGCCCTTCCTGCTGACCAACCTGCTGCTGCCCCTGCTGGAGGCGGCCGGCCAGGCCCGCATTATCAACGTGGCTTCCGAAGCGCACTGGCTGGGTGAGATTGAGCCGGCCCAGAATTTTCGGAATGACCGGGAAAAGTACAGCTCCTTTACGGCGTACTGCGACTCGAAGCTGGCCAACATCTTATTCACCAACGAGCTGGCCCACCGCCTGGAGCTGACGGGCATCACGGCCAACTGCCTGCACCCCGGCATCGTGGATACGGGCCTGGTAAACCCCGGCAGCTCGCGGCTGCTGAAGCTGATGTGGCTGCTGGCCCGGCCGGTGATGGTCACGCCGGAGGTGGGGGCCCAAACCAGCATCTTCCTGGCCACCGACCCGAAAGTGGCCGCGCTGAGTGGGCGCTACTTTAAGAACAGTAAGCCCGCCCGCAGCTCGGGCACGGCCCGCAACCGGGCCGAGGCCAGCCGCCTGTGGCGGATTTCAGCCGAAGAAACGGGGCTGGAGTAG
- a CDS encoding DUF3127 domain-containing protein, giving the protein MAYDATGRLHEIFDEQQVSEKFRKREFVLEVQDGQYPEHIKFQLVQDKTALIDAYKVGDEVKVTFNLRGRGFNKNGQMLYFTNLEAWRIEAGTGGGAPAGGGYNQQAAPRAAAPAQNQNPNLRAAPAAPIAGDDDNDLPF; this is encoded by the coding sequence ATGGCTTACGACGCTACCGGCCGCCTGCACGAGATTTTTGACGAACAGCAGGTGAGTGAGAAATTCCGCAAGCGCGAATTTGTGCTGGAAGTTCAGGATGGCCAGTACCCTGAGCATATCAAGTTCCAGTTGGTTCAAGATAAAACTGCCCTCATCGACGCCTACAAAGTGGGTGACGAGGTGAAAGTTACCTTCAACCTGCGGGGTCGCGGCTTCAACAAGAACGGCCAGATGCTGTACTTCACCAACCTGGAAGCCTGGCGCATTGAGGCGGGCACGGGCGGCGGTGCTCCCGCTGGCGGTGGCTACAACCAGCAGGCTGCTCCCCGCGCGGCGGCTCCGGCCCAAAACCAGAACCCGAACCTGCGCGCTGCTCCGGCGGCACCCATCGCCGGCGACGACGACAACGACCTGCCTTTCTAA
- a CDS encoding isoaspartyl peptidase/L-asparaginase family protein: MDFPFALALHGGAGTISRALMSAEAEQNYRQALQAALETGYDVLRHGGAALDAVEAAVISLEDCPLFNAGRGAVFTHEGHHEMDASLMDGRDRAAGAVTGARHIQNPIRAARLVMDQTEHVLLAYPGNEELAREFGLAMQPTEYFFTQHRFDQLQEALAEGRMRLDHSEAAQAPLEKPAAFVDEDPKKKMGTVGAVARDQHGNLAAATSTGGMTNKRYSRIGDSPIIGSGTFADNRTCAISCTGHGEFFLRAVVAHDISCLMEYRGLSLAEACRIVVHDKLAPVGGEGGLVAIDSFGNIALPFNSDGMYRASLSSDGNLYVGIYKD, from the coding sequence ATGGATTTTCCTTTTGCTTTAGCCTTGCACGGTGGTGCCGGGACCATCTCCCGCGCCCTGATGTCGGCCGAGGCCGAGCAGAACTACCGGCAGGCTTTGCAGGCGGCCCTGGAAACCGGCTACGACGTGCTGCGCCACGGTGGGGCCGCCCTCGACGCGGTAGAAGCCGCCGTCATCAGCCTCGAAGACTGCCCCCTATTCAACGCCGGCCGCGGGGCGGTGTTCACCCACGAAGGCCACCACGAAATGGATGCCTCCCTGATGGACGGCCGCGACCGGGCCGCCGGTGCCGTGACCGGCGCCCGCCACATTCAGAACCCTATTCGGGCCGCGCGCCTGGTGATGGACCAAACCGAGCACGTGCTGCTGGCCTATCCCGGCAACGAGGAGCTGGCCCGGGAGTTTGGCCTGGCCATGCAGCCCACCGAGTACTTTTTCACCCAGCACCGGTTCGACCAGCTTCAGGAAGCGCTGGCCGAAGGCCGCATGCGCCTCGACCATAGCGAAGCCGCCCAAGCCCCGCTGGAGAAGCCCGCGGCTTTCGTGGATGAAGACCCGAAGAAAAAGATGGGCACCGTGGGCGCCGTAGCCCGCGACCAGCACGGCAACCTGGCCGCCGCCACCAGCACCGGCGGCATGACCAACAAGCGCTACTCCCGCATCGGCGACTCGCCCATCATCGGCTCGGGCACCTTTGCCGACAACCGGACCTGCGCCATCAGCTGCACCGGGCACGGCGAGTTTTTCCTGCGCGCCGTCGTGGCCCACGATATTTCCTGCCTGATGGAATACCGCGGCCTGAGCCTAGCCGAGGCCTGCCGCATCGTGGTGCACGACAAGCTCGCGCCGGTAGGCGGCGAAGGTGGCCTGGTCGCCATCGACAGCTTCGGCAACATCGCGCTGCCCTTCAACTCCGACGGAATGTACCGCGCCAGCCTCAGCTCGGACGGGAATCTGTACGTGGGTATCTACAAAGACTAA
- a CDS encoding cyanophycinase produces MKAPKPLGKLIAIGGNEDKGTYPNPRTKKKYYLNFFELGILKRVVTESGKTNPRIEVITTASMIPEEVAKIYVSSFAMLNCLNVGILDIRTPEDAQQPEYVARLLEADIVMMSGGNQSRLKMMFGETEFLDRLTTRYYNEPNFVIAGTSAGAMAMSHIMIMGGSVPDALMKGAVKIGTGLSLNRSVVIDSHFVKRGRFGRLLEAVALHPKLIGIGLGEDTGVLITEGNLIETIGSNLVIIMDGHNLQHNNAAAAKKGAALSMENMTLHVLAKGNTYDIEQRKFYADRTAYAPPATVSPEPTPEVSPEAQATTA; encoded by the coding sequence TTGAAAGCACCTAAACCTCTCGGGAAGTTAATTGCCATCGGAGGCAATGAAGATAAAGGCACTTACCCCAACCCGCGCACCAAAAAGAAATACTACCTCAACTTCTTTGAGCTCGGTATTCTGAAGCGCGTCGTCACGGAGTCGGGTAAAACCAATCCGCGCATCGAGGTCATTACTACGGCCTCCATGATTCCGGAGGAAGTAGCCAAAATTTACGTCTCGTCGTTTGCCATGCTGAATTGCCTGAACGTGGGCATCCTCGACATTCGCACGCCGGAAGACGCGCAGCAGCCCGAGTACGTGGCCCGGCTACTGGAAGCCGACATCGTGATGATGAGCGGCGGCAACCAGTCGCGCCTGAAAATGATGTTCGGCGAAACCGAGTTTCTGGACCGCCTTACCACCCGCTACTACAACGAGCCCAACTTCGTCATTGCCGGCACCAGCGCCGGAGCCATGGCCATGTCGCACATCATGATTATGGGCGGCAGCGTGCCTGACGCGCTGATGAAGGGTGCCGTGAAAATCGGGACCGGCCTGAGTCTGAACCGTAGCGTGGTCATCGACTCCCACTTCGTGAAGCGGGGCCGCTTTGGCCGCCTGCTGGAAGCCGTAGCCCTGCACCCCAAGCTTATCGGCATCGGACTGGGCGAGGATACCGGCGTACTGATTACGGAAGGCAACCTGATTGAAACCATCGGTTCCAACCTGGTAATCATCATGGACGGCCACAACCTGCAACACAACAACGCGGCGGCGGCCAAGAAGGGCGCGGCCCTCTCCATGGAAAACATGACGCTGCACGTGCTGGCCAAAGGCAACACCTACGACATCGAGCAGCGCAAGTTCTACGCCGACCGCACGGCCTACGCGCCCCCTGCTACCGTGTCGCCGGAGCCGACCCCGGAAGTTTCACCCGAAGCCCAGGCCACCACGGCCTAA
- a CDS encoding M1 family metallopeptidase yields the protein MTFTPDPHSYARPSQVQVRHLALDLQVDFAARTLRGQATWHLTNHTGATDLWLDARSLLIESVRLGGPTGETTDFTLGADDPVLGQALRITVRPDTTVVCIRYTTSPTAAALQWLAPEQTAGREQPFLFTQSQAILARTWIPCQDSPGVRFTYEARVQAPAHLLALMSAENPQQLDPRGEYFFRMEQPIPSYLMALAVGNVEFTPLSTRTGIYAEPTTLQLATHEFVDLEKMVGAAEELYGPYRWDRYDLLVLPPSFPFGGMENPRLTFVTPTILAGDRSLTSLVAHELAHSWSGNLVTNATWNDFWLNEGFTVYFERRIMERLYGRPYADMLQVLGHTGLLHTVEELGADSRDTHLHLDLAGRDPDDGLNEIAYEKGDYLLLTLESLVGREKLDTFIKEYFARFSFQSMDTDSFVAYLRRELLDREPGLEARLQLDAWINGPGIPAGAPPVSSERFASVEAALQSWQQGTAASTLPTTGWSSHEWVHFLHGLPKSLSAAQLSELDEAFGFTPSGNAEILSAWFPLALAAGYHPADQAVEQFLTTVGRRKFLVPIYKALLTTPGGPERARQIYARARPNYHSVATSTFDTMIGQTA from the coding sequence ATGACCTTTACTCCCGACCCACACAGCTACGCCCGCCCCAGCCAGGTCCAGGTGCGCCATCTTGCCCTCGACCTGCAGGTCGACTTCGCCGCCCGCACCCTGCGGGGCCAGGCCACCTGGCACCTCACCAACCACACGGGAGCCACCGACCTCTGGCTCGATGCCCGCTCCCTCCTGATTGAGTCGGTGCGGCTGGGCGGGCCCACCGGCGAGACGACCGACTTCACGCTGGGCGCCGACGACCCGGTGCTGGGCCAGGCCCTGCGCATCACGGTGCGCCCCGATACGACGGTCGTCTGCATCCGGTACACCACCAGCCCGACGGCCGCGGCCCTGCAGTGGCTGGCCCCCGAGCAAACCGCCGGCCGGGAGCAGCCGTTTCTGTTCACCCAGTCGCAAGCCATCCTGGCCCGCACCTGGATTCCGTGCCAAGACTCGCCCGGGGTGCGCTTCACCTACGAGGCCCGCGTGCAGGCCCCGGCTCACCTGCTGGCCCTGATGAGCGCCGAGAATCCGCAGCAGCTGGATCCGCGCGGGGAGTATTTCTTCCGCATGGAGCAGCCCATTCCCTCCTACCTGATGGCCCTGGCCGTGGGCAACGTGGAGTTCACGCCCCTGAGCACGCGCACCGGTATTTACGCCGAGCCCACTACCCTGCAGCTGGCCACCCACGAGTTTGTGGACCTGGAAAAGATGGTGGGCGCAGCCGAGGAACTCTATGGCCCCTACCGCTGGGACCGGTACGATTTGCTGGTGTTACCCCCGAGCTTTCCATTTGGGGGCATGGAAAATCCGCGTTTAACATTTGTAACACCTACTATTCTGGCCGGCGACCGGAGCCTGACCAGCCTGGTAGCCCACGAGCTGGCCCACTCCTGGTCGGGCAACCTGGTGACCAACGCTACCTGGAACGACTTCTGGCTGAACGAAGGCTTTACAGTCTACTTTGAGCGCCGGATTATGGAGCGCCTCTACGGCCGCCCCTACGCCGATATGTTGCAGGTGCTGGGGCACACCGGCCTGCTGCACACCGTGGAGGAGCTCGGGGCCGACAGCCGCGACACCCATCTCCACCTCGACCTAGCCGGCCGCGACCCGGACGATGGGCTCAACGAAATTGCCTACGAAAAGGGCGACTACCTGCTGCTGACCCTGGAAAGCCTAGTGGGCCGCGAAAAGCTCGACACCTTTATTAAGGAGTACTTCGCGCGTTTCAGCTTCCAGTCGATGGATACGGATTCTTTCGTGGCCTATCTGCGCCGCGAGCTGCTGGACCGGGAACCAGGCCTGGAAGCCCGGCTGCAGCTCGACGCCTGGATCAACGGCCCGGGGATTCCGGCCGGGGCACCGCCGGTTTCGTCAGAGCGCTTTGCCTCGGTGGAAGCCGCGCTGCAAAGCTGGCAGCAGGGCACGGCCGCCTCTACCCTGCCTACTACCGGCTGGAGCAGCCACGAGTGGGTGCATTTCCTGCACGGCTTACCCAAAAGCTTATCGGCCGCGCAGCTGAGCGAACTGGACGAAGCCTTCGGGTTTACCCCGTCGGGCAACGCGGAAATTCTGTCGGCGTGGTTTCCGCTGGCCCTGGCCGCCGGCTACCACCCCGCCGACCAGGCCGTGGAGCAGTTTCTGACAACCGTGGGCCGGCGCAAATTCCTGGTGCCGATCTACAAGGCGCTGCTCACGACGCCCGGCGGACCGGAACGGGCCCGGCAAATCTACGCCCGGGCCCGGCCCAATTATCACTCTGTGGCGACCAGCACGTTTGATACGATGATAGGCCAAACCGCTTAA
- a CDS encoding L,D-transpeptidase family protein, which produces MNQATRPAFLTVLLFWLISLSMLTTACSQDQQDKIQDALPGGLTAAGGAQPTLDSTYVIRAMNAEPAFKDQLEWGKKFYRERDYRLGWFRNHELVPQAKTLLSVINKAADEGLDPKDYKVKDFDKLFAEFEKSKSDSTKRNALEKQIDVALSGTYFNWASDFYRGTVNPREVKSIDWNVKRNKIKLHKALMTILKERESTYPYYEFEPLHPEYDRLKKVLADYRALQRNGGWPTLPATTKLKPGETSAAVPLLRQRLLGGEPTAPAQPAATPVQATANTTPAAAPAAKYEGELVAAVKEFQELNGLKADGIVSGETLKALNIPVSARIDQVILNMERWRWIPKKFEASYLLVNIPDYKLHVIENNKEVFDMRVIVGKTLNATPVFSDKMEYVVLSPYWNVPWSIIDKELRSKLANNPSYLDRLDMEVVKGYGKKAVAVDPSSIDWASIKQETFKYTVRRRPGPKNDLGEVKFIFPNSNDVYLHDTPHDELFSQAKRGFSHGCVRVAEPLKLAEYLLRDKPGWDMQTIQDTIANRKEKYVALKETLPVYLVYFTAWVDDAGRVHFRDDIYNHDKALAREYFN; this is translated from the coding sequence ATGAATCAAGCAACTCGTCCGGCCTTCCTCACTGTGCTGCTGTTCTGGCTTATCAGCCTGAGCATGCTGACAACGGCGTGCAGCCAGGATCAACAAGACAAAATACAGGATGCCCTACCCGGCGGCTTAACCGCGGCCGGGGGCGCGCAGCCTACGCTCGACAGCACCTACGTCATCCGGGCTATGAATGCCGAGCCGGCCTTCAAAGACCAGCTGGAGTGGGGCAAGAAATTCTACCGGGAGCGGGACTACCGCCTGGGGTGGTTTCGGAATCATGAGCTGGTGCCCCAGGCCAAAACCCTGCTCAGCGTCATCAACAAAGCGGCGGATGAGGGCCTGGACCCGAAGGATTATAAGGTGAAGGACTTCGACAAGCTCTTCGCCGAATTTGAAAAATCAAAGTCTGACTCCACCAAGCGCAATGCGCTGGAAAAACAGATAGATGTCGCGCTGTCAGGGACTTACTTTAACTGGGCTTCCGATTTTTATCGGGGCACGGTAAACCCGCGCGAAGTAAAAAGCATCGACTGGAACGTCAAGCGCAACAAAATCAAGCTGCACAAGGCGCTGATGACCATCCTCAAGGAGCGGGAAAGTACCTATCCGTACTACGAGTTTGAGCCCCTGCACCCCGAGTATGACCGGCTGAAAAAGGTACTGGCCGACTACCGCGCCCTGCAACGCAACGGGGGGTGGCCAACGCTGCCGGCTACCACGAAGCTCAAGCCCGGCGAGACTTCCGCCGCCGTGCCGCTGCTGCGCCAGCGCCTGTTGGGCGGCGAGCCGACGGCCCCCGCCCAGCCCGCTGCTACCCCGGTACAGGCTACGGCCAACACCACTCCGGCCGCGGCGCCCGCGGCAAAATACGAGGGTGAGCTGGTCGCGGCGGTAAAGGAGTTTCAGGAGTTGAACGGCCTGAAGGCCGACGGCATCGTGAGCGGCGAAACGCTGAAGGCCCTGAACATTCCCGTCTCGGCCCGCATCGATCAGGTCATTCTGAACATGGAGCGCTGGCGCTGGATTCCCAAAAAATTTGAGGCGAGTTACCTGCTCGTTAACATTCCGGACTACAAGCTGCACGTCATCGAGAACAACAAGGAAGTTTTCGACATGCGGGTTATCGTCGGCAAGACCCTGAACGCAACGCCGGTGTTCAGCGACAAGATGGAGTACGTGGTCCTGTCGCCTTACTGGAACGTGCCGTGGAGCATCATCGACAAGGAGCTGAGGTCGAAGCTGGCTAACAACCCGTCGTACCTGGACCGGCTCGATATGGAAGTGGTGAAGGGCTACGGCAAGAAAGCCGTGGCTGTCGACCCGAGTTCCATCGACTGGGCGAGCATCAAGCAGGAGACCTTCAAGTATACCGTGCGCCGTCGGCCCGGCCCGAAGAACGACCTGGGGGAGGTGAAGTTTATCTTCCCCAACTCTAACGACGTCTACCTGCACGACACCCCGCACGACGAGCTGTTCAGCCAGGCCAAGCGCGGCTTTAGCCACGGCTGCGTTCGGGTGGCTGAGCCCCTGAAGCTGGCCGAGTACCTGCTGCGCGACAAGCCCGGCTGGGACATGCAGACCATTCAGGATACCATTGCCAACCGCAAGGAAAAGTACGTGGCCCTGAAGGAGACGCTGCCGGTATACCTGGTGTACTTCACGGCCTGGGTGGACGACGCCGGCCGGGTACACTTCCGGGATGATATCTACAATCACGACAAGGCGCTGGCGCGCGAGTATTTCAACTAG
- a CDS encoding DEAD/DEAH box helicase, translated as MTFDELNLIPPILRALHEEGYTTPTPIQQQAIPHVLDGRDLLGVAQTGTGKTAAFTVPILQILTQTAKLENHSHSRIRCMVLTPTRELAIQIGESFAAYGRHLPLRHTVIFGGVGQLPQTNALKRGVEVLIATPGRLLDLMNQGFVDLRHIEVFVLDEADRMLDMGFINDIKRILPKLPASRQTLFFSATMPGAIQELAGSILKPNPVKVAVTPVSSTADTITQSVYMVQKNDKPELLEHILKDKSIKRVLVFTRTKHGADKVVKTLAKANIPAEAIHGNKSQNHRQRALSNFKAGSTRVLVATDIAARGIDVDELTHVINYEIPNEPETYVHRIGRTGRAGADGVALSFCDEEERAYLQDIQKLIRRQIPVVSDHPYFSVFVVPVPLSGGPAIQRPKGPAGRAPRPGRGQEARAPRPAGGSAQGSGRGAGNGSGRSERPAAASGGRSTSANANRPAGGRPAGGGSSTSGGGGGQRRRFRGDGNGR; from the coding sequence ATGACGTTCGACGAACTCAATCTTATTCCGCCCATCCTGCGTGCCCTGCACGAGGAAGGCTACACCACCCCCACCCCCATTCAGCAGCAAGCCATTCCGCACGTGCTCGACGGGCGCGACCTGTTGGGGGTGGCCCAAACCGGCACCGGCAAAACCGCGGCCTTCACCGTGCCGATCCTGCAGATTCTGACGCAGACGGCCAAGCTGGAAAACCACTCCCACTCCCGCATCCGCTGCATGGTGCTCACGCCCACCCGCGAGCTGGCCATCCAGATCGGGGAAAGCTTCGCGGCCTATGGCCGGCACCTGCCCCTGCGCCACACCGTCATTTTCGGCGGCGTGGGCCAACTGCCCCAGACCAACGCCCTGAAGCGCGGCGTGGAAGTCCTCATTGCCACGCCCGGCCGCCTGCTGGATTTGATGAACCAGGGCTTCGTGGACCTGCGCCACATCGAAGTATTCGTGCTCGATGAGGCGGACCGCATGCTCGACATGGGCTTTATCAACGACATCAAGCGGATCCTGCCCAAGCTGCCGGCTTCGCGCCAGACGCTGTTTTTCTCGGCTACCATGCCCGGGGCCATCCAGGAGCTGGCCGGCTCCATCCTGAAGCCGAACCCGGTGAAAGTGGCCGTGACGCCCGTTTCGAGCACCGCCGACACCATTACCCAATCGGTGTACATGGTGCAGAAAAACGACAAGCCGGAGTTGCTGGAGCACATCCTGAAGGATAAGAGCATCAAGCGGGTCCTGGTGTTTACCCGCACCAAGCACGGGGCCGACAAAGTAGTGAAGACCCTGGCCAAGGCCAACATTCCGGCCGAAGCCATCCACGGCAACAAGTCCCAGAACCACCGGCAGCGGGCCTTGTCCAACTTCAAAGCCGGCAGCACCCGCGTGCTGGTCGCCACCGACATTGCCGCCCGCGGCATCGACGTGGACGAGCTGACCCACGTTATCAACTACGAAATTCCCAACGAGCCCGAAACCTACGTGCACCGCATTGGCCGCACCGGCCGCGCCGGTGCCGACGGCGTCGCCCTGTCGTTCTGCGACGAGGAAGAGCGGGCCTACCTGCAGGATATCCAGAAGCTGATTCGCCGACAGATTCCGGTAGTTTCTGACCACCCCTATTTCAGCGTGTTCGTGGTACCGGTGCCGCTCAGCGGTGGCCCGGCTATCCAGCGGCCCAAAGGTCCGGCGGGCCGCGCCCCGCGCCCCGGACGGGGTCAGGAGGCCCGGGCCCCGCGGCCGGCGGGCGGCAGCGCTCAGGGCTCAGGCCGAGGTGCTGGCAACGGTTCCGGTCGGAGTGAGCGGCCAGCGGCGGCCAGCGGCGGCCGTTCTACCTCCGCCAATGCCAACCGCCCGGCCGGCGGCCGCCCCGCTGGCGGCGGCAGCAGCACCTCGGGCGGTGGCGGCGGGCAGCGCCGCCGCTTCCGCGGCGACGGCAACGGCCGGTAG
- a CDS encoding NUDIX domain-containing protein — protein sequence MNVTDRKLLYDGHYKLSQLLVQTGGKQLKRERFEPGNAVAALVYDTQKQRYLFVRQFRIGSESELLEIPAGMLDKEGEKPEEAMRREIQEELGYQVDKLTYITNVYSSPGGSAEQIWLYYAEVSHQTGPGGGAIDEDENIEVVALRYDELAAEPWQDAKTLIAVQWVQLR from the coding sequence ATGAATGTCACCGACCGTAAACTTCTCTACGATGGCCACTACAAACTTAGTCAATTGCTGGTGCAGACGGGCGGCAAGCAGCTCAAGCGGGAACGATTCGAGCCCGGCAATGCCGTAGCGGCCCTGGTGTACGACACCCAAAAGCAGCGCTACCTCTTCGTACGGCAGTTCCGCATCGGCTCCGAGTCGGAGCTGCTGGAAATCCCGGCCGGCATGCTCGACAAGGAAGGCGAGAAGCCGGAAGAGGCCATGCGGCGCGAAATCCAGGAGGAGCTGGGCTACCAGGTCGATAAGCTCACCTACATCACCAACGTGTACTCGTCGCCCGGCGGCAGCGCCGAACAGATCTGGCTCTACTACGCCGAGGTAAGCCACCAAACCGGCCCCGGCGGGGGCGCCATCGACGAAGATGAGAACATCGAGGTGGTGGCGCTCCGCTACGACGAGCTGGCCGCCGAGCCCTGGCAGGACGCCAAAACGCTGATTGCCGTGCAGTGGGTGCAGCTGCGCTGA
- a CDS encoding GNAT family N-acetyltransferase produces the protein MKPPLSLLPAPVAIVPLLETPDLLLRGPRLSDLPEAAAMHTDPDFYRFLGNKPHSREDVWRRLLGQLGHWAMLGYGSWAIEEKATGRYLGGVGFFDFQRDLTPSISGTPEAGWVLSPRVHGRGYASQALRAALGWAEANLPAERITCIIDPGNEASLRLAGKFGFREFARTTYHDDPIVLLERRR, from the coding sequence ATGAAGCCTCCCCTAAGCCTGCTCCCGGCCCCAGTCGCCATCGTTCCGCTGCTCGAAACACCCGACCTGCTGCTGCGCGGCCCCCGCCTCAGCGACCTGCCCGAAGCCGCGGCCATGCACACTGACCCCGACTTTTACCGCTTTCTGGGTAATAAGCCCCACTCCCGGGAAGACGTGTGGCGCCGCCTGCTGGGCCAGCTGGGCCACTGGGCCATGCTCGGCTACGGCTCCTGGGCCATCGAGGAAAAAGCTACCGGCCGCTACCTCGGCGGCGTAGGCTTCTTCGATTTTCAGCGCGACCTTACTCCTTCCATCAGCGGCACGCCGGAAGCAGGCTGGGTACTGTCGCCCCGCGTGCACGGCCGGGGTTACGCCAGCCAGGCGCTGCGGGCCGCCCTGGGCTGGGCCGAGGCCAACCTGCCCGCTGAACGCATCACCTGCATCATCGACCCGGGCAACGAGGCCTCCCTGCGCCTGGCCGGCAAGTTCGGCTTCCGGGAATTTGCCCGCACCACCTACCACGACGACCCCATCGTCTTGCTGGAACGGCGGCGCTAA